The following proteins are encoded in a genomic region of Flavobacteriales bacterium:
- a CDS encoding YeeE/YedE family protein encodes MKDLFFQSWPWYVTGPLIGLMVPALLILANRHFGISTTFRHVCAACFPSGLKFFQYDWKKESWMLFLAAGIILGGFIGGVLLKNPDPIALSDAAKATLSQQGFSDYSKLQPTELFNFSNATGIILLIVGGFLVGFGTRWANGCTAGHAIMGLSLLSLASLVAVIGFFIGGLAITHFVYPYLF; translated from the coding sequence AAAGACTTATTTTTCCAGTCCTGGCCATGGTATGTAACAGGACCACTCATCGGACTTATGGTACCCGCACTACTGATTTTAGCGAATCGTCATTTTGGTATTTCAACTACTTTTCGTCACGTATGTGCAGCTTGTTTTCCTTCGGGACTAAAATTTTTCCAGTACGATTGGAAAAAGGAAAGCTGGATGCTTTTTCTGGCAGCGGGAATTATTCTAGGTGGATTTATCGGCGGCGTTTTACTTAAAAATCCGGACCCCATTGCACTGAGTGATGCGGCAAAAGCAACTTTATCGCAACAAGGATTTTCCGATTACTCAAAACTCCAGCCTACCGAATTGTTTAATTTTTCAAATGCAACAGGAATAATTCTTCTCATCGTTGGAGGATTTTTGGTTGGCTTTGGTACACGTTGGGCTAATGGATGTACTGCGGGACACGCCATCATGGGATTATCTTTGTTAAGTCTTGCCTCGCTGGTTGCCGTTATCGGATTTTTCATTGGAGGATTAGCTATTACTCATTTTGTTTATCCTTATTTATTTTAA
- a CDS encoding YeeE/YedE family protein — translation MRNLLFLIIGIFFGIVLIKGEVVSWFRIQEMFHFQSFHMYGVIGCAVVVGAISVQLIKRFNIKTIHGETINLQQKPLQFKAQLFGGILFGFGWAMTGACPAPIYALFGAGYLHMILVLASAIAGVWVYARIMDKLPH, via the coding sequence ATGCGCAATCTTTTGTTCCTCATCATCGGTATATTTTTTGGAATCGTGCTGATTAAAGGCGAGGTGGTTTCCTGGTTCCGCATTCAGGAAATGTTCCACTTTCAAAGTTTTCATATGTACGGCGTAATCGGATGCGCTGTTGTTGTTGGAGCTATTTCGGTTCAACTGATTAAGCGTTTTAATATTAAAACCATTCATGGAGAAACGATTAATCTGCAACAAAAGCCATTGCAATTTAAAGCACAATTGTTCGGTGGAATTTTATTTGGATTCGGTTGGGCCATGACGGGTGCTTGTCCCGCTCCCATATATGCTTTATTCGGCGCCGGTTATCTGCATATGATTCTCGTTCTCGCATCAGCCATTGCGGGCGTGTGGGTGTATGCACGTATCATGGATAAGCTTCCACATTAA
- a CDS encoding aminotransferase class V-fold PLP-dependent enzyme — MKLEHYFSSFRNNIIGIQQEFESPYGTKKILYADWTASGRMYASIENKLMHEIEPFVGNTHTETSVCGTTMTKAYHEALHIIKKHVNAGPKDAIICYGSGMTAVVNKFQRILGLRVHEKYRDQVMQQEANRPIVFVTHMEHHSNQTSWLETLADVRVIAPNAEGLPDLENLNVLLEEFKNRPLKIAAVTSCSNVTGIITPYHEIAKKMHQHGGFCFVDFACSAPYINIDMHPSGDEQSSLDAIFFSPHKFLGGPGTSGVLIFNTSLYTNKIPDNPGGGTVDWTNPWGEHKYVDDIEAREDGGTPGFLQAIRTAMCIRLKEEMGVGNILKREEELLAIIWPGLKSIPGLHLLADHHPHRLGVLSFYIEDLHYNLAVKLLNDKFGIQVRGGCSCAGTYGHYLLEVSYEKSHSITSNINAGILTDKPGWVRMSIHPTITDAEANYLVEAVRELCAHHKEWSQEYSYSPSNNEFTHKQFNDDSTERVHSWFEKI, encoded by the coding sequence ATGAAACTCGAGCACTATTTTTCTTCGTTCAGAAACAACATCATTGGTATACAGCAGGAATTTGAAAGTCCCTACGGTACCAAAAAAATTCTGTATGCCGACTGGACCGCCAGTGGGAGAATGTATGCCTCCATCGAGAATAAACTGATGCACGAAATCGAGCCTTTCGTTGGTAATACCCATACTGAAACTTCCGTTTGCGGAACTACCATGACCAAAGCCTATCATGAAGCTTTACACATCATTAAAAAACATGTAAACGCCGGACCGAAAGACGCGATCATTTGTTACGGATCGGGAATGACGGCAGTGGTGAATAAATTTCAGCGCATTTTAGGATTGCGTGTGCACGAAAAATACCGCGATCAGGTGATGCAGCAGGAAGCTAATCGACCGATTGTTTTTGTCACCCACATGGAACATCATTCCAACCAAACCTCATGGCTGGAAACGCTTGCCGATGTGCGAGTAATAGCGCCCAATGCAGAGGGACTCCCCGATCTCGAAAATCTGAATGTGTTATTGGAAGAATTTAAAAATCGTCCACTAAAAATTGCCGCTGTTACTTCCTGCAGCAACGTTACAGGAATCATTACACCATATCATGAAATTGCAAAAAAAATGCATCAGCATGGCGGATTTTGTTTCGTCGATTTTGCATGCAGTGCACCATACATCAACATCGATATGCACCCTTCGGGTGATGAGCAATCATCACTCGACGCCATCTTTTTTTCGCCGCATAAATTTCTTGGCGGACCCGGCACTTCGGGTGTTTTAATTTTTAATACCTCACTTTACACGAATAAAATTCCCGATAATCCCGGTGGTGGAACGGTAGACTGGACCAATCCCTGGGGAGAGCATAAATACGTTGACGATATTGAAGCGCGCGAAGACGGCGGTACACCCGGTTTTTTACAAGCCATACGCACAGCGATGTGTATTCGGTTGAAAGAAGAAATGGGAGTCGGTAATATTCTAAAACGGGAAGAAGAACTACTCGCCATTATCTGGCCCGGCTTAAAATCGATTCCAGGTTTACATTTATTAGCCGATCATCATCCGCATCGCCTGGGAGTTTTATCGTTTTACATTGAAGATTTACATTACAATCTCGCCGTAAAATTACTCAACGATAAATTTGGAATTCAGGTGAGAGGAGGTTGCTCTTGTGCGGGGACATATGGTCATTACCTGCTGGAAGTTTCTTACGAAAAATCACATTCCATTACATCCAATATCAATGCGGGAATATTAACCGATAAACCAGGATGGGTACGTATGTCGATCCACCCCACCATTACGGATGCGGAAGCAAACTACCTGGTGGAAGCAGTACGCGAGTTGTGTGCGCATCATAAGGAATGGTCGCAGGAATACAGCTATTCCCCATCCAACAACGAATTCACGCACAAACAGTTTAACGACGATTCAACGGAGCGGGTGCATAGCTGGTTCGAAAAAATTTAA
- a CDS encoding rhodanese-like domain-containing protein has product MKKSILFFGLITAFAACTSKTESHSSTSTSSTTVTHSDGTTETVSSSISTVDAGTFKSQMESAPGTVLDVRTAEEVAEGHLANSINIDINGSDFESKINELDKQAPVYVYCRSGGRSARAADILKANGFSTIVNLDGGITAWTQAGNETVK; this is encoded by the coding sequence ATGAAAAAGTCAATTCTTTTCTTCGGACTCATTACCGCCTTTGCTGCTTGCACTTCTAAAACGGAAAGTCACTCCAGCACCAGCACCTCAAGTACCACTGTAACTCATTCCGACGGAACCACTGAAACGGTAAGCTCCAGCATATCTACCGTAGATGCCGGAACCTTTAAATCGCAAATGGAAAGTGCACCCGGAACTGTGCTGGATGTTCGTACTGCAGAAGAAGTGGCAGAAGGACATTTAGCCAATTCCATCAATATCGACATCAACGGCAGCGATTTCGAAAGCAAAATTAACGAGCTCGATAAACAAGCTCCCGTATATGTGTATTGTCGTTCCGGTGGAAGATCTGCACGTGCCGCTGATATTTTAAAAGCTAACGGATTTAGCACCATCGTGAATCTCGACGGAGGAATTACTGCCTGGACACAAGCCGGTAATGAAACCGTAAAATAA
- the trxA gene encoding thioredoxin: MGNFNQLIQSDKPVLVDFFATWCGPCKMMSPILEDVSKKIGNKAHVLKVDVDKNPQAAAHYGVQGVPTLILFKKGKIVWRQAGVVPANTLVQLLQQHAA; the protein is encoded by the coding sequence ATGGGGAATTTCAATCAGCTGATTCAATCCGATAAGCCTGTCCTGGTCGATTTTTTTGCTACCTGGTGCGGACCCTGCAAAATGATGAGTCCGATATTGGAAGATGTCTCTAAAAAAATCGGCAATAAAGCACATGTGTTAAAAGTGGATGTGGATAAAAATCCCCAAGCCGCTGCTCACTATGGCGTGCAAGGAGTGCCGACTTTAATCCTGTTTAAAAAAGGAAAAATTGTTTGGCGACAAGCCGGTGTTGTTCCCGCGAATACACTGGTACAGCTCCTTCAACAACATGCTGCCTAA
- a CDS encoding ATP-binding protein → MEKETLHLLDYSSEAIVLTTSDHRIVHWNNAAQKLFGKEKVALGKTTMGEIFPEYDELQKTRANKRMQLFIRGKDDAKVPVSVKHVHWGDQQQKAYFFKNLTHRFFLRDSLLQKINVVEQLSLLKISSEGNLQEAIKTILKHASKAMGVERVNAWKISKDFTRITCIGNAGSEEMSGAVLTKEMMPAYFSLLESREIIITNDVYSDPKTGELVESYLRPNNIYSMLEIPVRINGLMRGVVCFEKTGEVKEWDLFEQKFGLLIAQMIALVVETVEKNNYRNELERSLEENKVLLKELNHRVKNNFSILYSLITLQREQTKDEFHRELFTECLNRLYTTSALQDMLMKSDSVEAVDSSEFFSTIAHHVFDSLISKEKNIELKVNCVQQNISTAQATACGLIINELITNSIKHGFPNNTKGMIALTTQVKDNSLQVSCMDTGKGMDTHLKDGHSLGMGLINDLCKQLNAEVEVKNENGFHFSFYFPIG, encoded by the coding sequence ATGGAAAAGGAAACGCTCCATTTGCTGGATTATTCCAGCGAGGCTATTGTCCTTACAACATCCGATCACCGGATTGTTCACTGGAACAATGCAGCACAAAAATTATTCGGAAAAGAAAAGGTGGCGTTGGGTAAAACAACTATGGGAGAAATTTTTCCGGAGTACGATGAGCTGCAGAAAACGAGAGCCAATAAACGCATGCAATTGTTTATCCGCGGCAAAGACGATGCAAAAGTTCCGGTTTCGGTAAAACATGTTCACTGGGGTGATCAGCAACAGAAAGCGTATTTTTTTAAAAATCTTACGCATCGATTCTTTTTGCGCGATTCCCTATTGCAGAAAATTAATGTGGTGGAGCAATTGTCGCTCTTAAAAATTTCGAGCGAAGGAAATTTACAGGAGGCGATAAAAACCATTCTTAAACATGCATCGAAAGCCATGGGTGTGGAGCGGGTGAATGCCTGGAAAATCAGCAAAGATTTTACACGAATCACCTGCATCGGAAATGCCGGATCCGAAGAAATGAGCGGGGCGGTATTGACCAAAGAAATGATGCCGGCTTATTTTTCATTGCTGGAAAGCCGCGAAATTATCATTACTAATGATGTTTACAGCGATCCGAAAACCGGTGAACTGGTGGAATCGTATTTACGTCCGAATAACATTTATTCCATGCTCGAAATTCCGGTTCGGATTAACGGATTAATGCGTGGCGTAGTTTGTTTTGAAAAGACGGGTGAGGTAAAAGAATGGGATTTATTTGAACAAAAATTCGGATTACTCATTGCGCAAATGATTGCACTGGTGGTGGAAACGGTTGAGAAAAACAATTACCGCAATGAACTTGAACGATCGCTCGAAGAAAATAAAGTGCTGTTAAAGGAGCTCAATCACCGGGTGAAAAATAATTTTTCAATTCTCTATTCCTTAATCACGCTGCAACGTGAGCAAACCAAAGATGAATTCCACCGCGAACTCTTCACGGAGTGTTTAAATCGACTTTATACCACTTCTGCATTGCAGGATATGCTCATGAAATCGGATTCGGTGGAAGCGGTTGACTCCTCTGAATTTTTCAGCACCATTGCGCATCATGTTTTCGATTCGCTGATTTCGAAAGAGAAAAACATTGAACTGAAGGTTAATTGCGTTCAGCAAAATATTTCTACTGCCCAGGCTACGGCATGTGGACTAATCATCAATGAACTCATCACCAATTCCATCAAACACGGTTTCCCGAATAATACGAAGGGAATGATTGCTTTAACAACACAGGTAAAAGATAATTCTCTTCAGGTTTCCTGTATGGATACCGGGAAAGGAATGGATACTCACCTCAAGGATGGTCATTCACTGGGAATGGGATTAATCAATGATTTATGCAAGCAGTTAAACGCTGAAGTAGAAGTGAAGAATGAGAATGGATTTCATTTTTCCTTTTATTTCCCCATCGGCTGA
- the radA gene encoding DNA repair protein RadA: MAKVKSAYFCQSCGYESAKWLGKCPSCSAWNSFVEEVIEKEEKGNFRTGSNGSKRVAQPQLISSITLQEEERVLLNDKELNRVLGGGLVPGSLILIGGEPGIGKSTLMLQIAVKNKGQKVLYVSGEESEKQIRMRGERIGFENPECFILTETNTQNIFRQIEQLEPDLLIIDSIQTLHTSYIESSPGSISQIRECTAELMRFAKETNTPVFLIGHITKDGSIAGPKVLEHMVDTVLQFEGDRNHVYRLLRSVKNRFGSTNELGIYEMRGAGLREVENPSEILVSSNDDGLSGIAISATLEGMRPLLIEVQALVSTAAYGMPQRSATGFDVKRLNMLLAVLEKRCGFKLGAKDVFLNIAGGLKVDDPAIDLAVVCAILSSNVDMPLSSKTCLSAEVGLSGEIRPVNRVEQRISEAEKLGYETIIISKYNKGVIPGQYAIRVLQVGKIEEVFKALFAS, translated from the coding sequence ATGGCTAAAGTTAAATCGGCATATTTCTGCCAGAGTTGTGGATACGAATCGGCAAAGTGGTTGGGTAAGTGTCCTTCCTGTTCGGCGTGGAATTCATTTGTAGAAGAAGTAATTGAAAAAGAAGAAAAGGGAAATTTCAGAACGGGAAGCAACGGATCCAAACGTGTTGCGCAACCGCAATTGATTTCCTCTATTACGCTTCAGGAAGAAGAACGTGTACTGTTAAACGATAAAGAACTGAATCGTGTTTTAGGTGGTGGACTTGTTCCCGGTTCGCTCATTCTCATTGGAGGAGAGCCCGGAATTGGAAAGTCAACACTCATGCTTCAGATAGCGGTGAAGAACAAAGGACAAAAAGTGTTGTATGTTTCGGGTGAAGAAAGCGAAAAGCAAATCCGTATGCGCGGTGAGCGAATTGGTTTCGAAAATCCGGAATGTTTCATTCTTACTGAAACCAATACGCAAAATATTTTTCGTCAGATCGAACAATTGGAACCGGATCTGCTCATCATCGATTCAATTCAAACATTGCATACTTCCTACATCGAATCTTCTCCCGGAAGCATTTCTCAAATTCGGGAATGCACAGCCGAATTAATGCGTTTTGCCAAGGAGACGAATACTCCCGTGTTTTTAATTGGACATATTACCAAAGACGGAAGTATTGCGGGACCGAAAGTACTGGAGCATATGGTTGATACCGTACTTCAATTTGAAGGCGACCGCAATCACGTTTATCGTTTATTGCGCAGTGTAAAAAATCGTTTTGGTTCCACCAACGAATTGGGTATTTACGAAATGCGCGGGGCTGGATTACGTGAAGTGGAGAATCCTTCTGAAATTTTGGTTTCATCGAATGATGACGGCTTAAGTGGAATTGCCATCTCTGCCACACTCGAAGGGATGCGTCCACTGTTAATCGAAGTCCAGGCCCTGGTGAGTACTGCTGCTTATGGAATGCCGCAGCGCTCGGCAACGGGATTTGATGTAAAACGATTGAACATGTTGTTGGCCGTTTTAGAAAAACGATGCGGATTTAAACTGGGAGCTAAAGATGTGTTTTTAAATATTGCGGGCGGACTAAAAGTTGATGATCCCGCCATTGATCTTGCTGTTGTTTGTGCCATCTTATCGTCGAATGTCGACATGCCTTTATCCTCGAAAACATGTTTGTCGGCTGAGGTTGGCTTATCCGGTGAGATTCGTCCCGTAAACCGCGTTGAGCAACGTATTTCTGAAGCTGAAAAACTCGGCTACGAAACCATCATTATTTCTAAATACAATAAAGGCGTAATCCCCGGTCAATATGCCATTCGCGTGTTGCAGGTAGGTAAAATTGAAGAGGTGTTTAAAGCGCTGTTTGCCTCTTAA
- a CDS encoding T9SS type A sorting domain-containing protein, translating into MNKWIFVFALFTMAQWASATNGDTTVVTSHNNVLVVTNPGAGWNEYRQWADFPAAGTDYRKVWVKMSYECPTGQNCGEWDYIDQIWLRRQGSVDSVSMDLEMVRFITPYGNSFTGLWNFQWTMDISDFASFLHDSIEIGYVHTGYETNVGRGWMVTLEFFMVEGTPVSDFISLSPLWNGSYTYGNAADPIENHLVNVNKSFASNAARAHLRINHTGHGSDNNGCSEFCNAYRDLYYDGNFVERIQRWRTCGDNALYPQAGTWVYDRGNWCPGAVVYPYQKDFDVAANSSHSFDIDMEAYTITSPSGNEYVVGYLFEYAAPNAAVDASIEEILEPNDMKQFSRHNPICAEPRIVIRNNGSQNLSSATIAYGFNNQPQFNYNWSGNLSFGESDTVTLPGTLVAQSGQTTFTATLLNPNGTSDEYPLDNSHSANAVIPPSYNVNTIVVEFKSNNEPQDNAYRLLDENNNVILERTQGSMAANITYKDTLVLSNGCYRLIVDDIKDGGGDGLAFWANNNDGSGYVRLRSLNNILKSFSADFGSLIDYSFTLGSVFTSTANIEQQVDIVIFPNPNSGVFSIDFASNSNGIAQVEIYDLKGSKIMGENYAYSQNTRQTIDMSSQPNGIYLVKITGEFGMKMQKVVLSR; encoded by the coding sequence ATGAATAAATGGATTTTTGTTTTTGCGCTGTTTACAATGGCTCAATGGGCTTCGGCCACCAATGGTGATACTACAGTTGTTACTAGTCACAATAATGTTTTAGTGGTCACCAATCCGGGTGCAGGTTGGAATGAATACCGGCAATGGGCGGACTTCCCTGCAGCGGGTACCGACTACCGGAAGGTTTGGGTGAAGATGAGTTATGAATGTCCCACCGGACAAAACTGCGGCGAGTGGGATTACATCGATCAGATTTGGTTGCGCAGGCAAGGGAGTGTGGACAGTGTTTCGATGGATTTGGAAATGGTGCGCTTTATTACGCCCTACGGAAATTCATTCACCGGATTGTGGAATTTTCAGTGGACGATGGACATTTCCGACTTCGCATCTTTTCTTCACGACAGTATAGAAATTGGTTATGTGCATACCGGTTATGAAACCAACGTTGGAAGAGGATGGATGGTAACCCTCGAATTTTTTATGGTTGAGGGAACACCGGTTTCCGATTTTATTTCTTTATCACCACTGTGGAATGGAAGTTATACCTATGGCAATGCAGCAGATCCCATCGAAAATCACCTGGTGAACGTAAATAAATCATTCGCCTCTAACGCTGCACGGGCGCACTTGCGAATCAATCATACCGGTCATGGTTCCGACAATAACGGATGCTCTGAATTTTGCAATGCCTATCGCGATTTATATTACGACGGAAATTTTGTAGAACGCATTCAACGCTGGAGAACCTGTGGCGATAATGCCTTGTATCCGCAAGCAGGAACCTGGGTGTACGACCGCGGGAATTGGTGTCCGGGAGCAGTGGTTTATCCTTATCAAAAAGATTTTGATGTTGCAGCCAATTCATCTCATAGTTTCGATATTGATATGGAAGCCTACACCATTACTTCTCCTTCGGGAAATGAATATGTAGTGGGATATTTATTTGAATACGCAGCGCCCAATGCGGCAGTGGATGCTTCCATTGAAGAAATTCTTGAGCCAAACGATATGAAGCAATTCAGTCGGCATAACCCCATTTGCGCCGAACCGCGCATTGTCATTCGCAATAACGGATCTCAGAATTTAAGCTCAGCAACCATTGCTTACGGATTTAATAATCAACCACAGTTCAATTACAACTGGAGCGGAAATTTATCGTTTGGAGAAAGTGATACCGTTACACTTCCTGGTACTCTGGTGGCACAGAGTGGACAAACAACCTTTACGGCTACATTGTTAAATCCCAATGGCACGAGTGATGAATATCCGCTCGATAACAGTCATTCAGCAAATGCAGTTATTCCGCCATCCTACAATGTAAATACGATCGTTGTAGAATTTAAATCGAACAATGAACCGCAGGATAATGCATATCGTTTACTGGATGAAAACAACAATGTTATTCTTGAACGCACACAAGGATCGATGGCCGCTAATATTACCTATAAAGACACTTTAGTCCTTAGCAACGGATGTTACCGTTTAATCGTAGATGATATTAAAGACGGCGGAGGTGACGGTCTCGCATTTTGGGCCAACAACAACGACGGATCAGGTTATGTCCGCTTAAGAAGTCTGAACAACATTTTAAAAAGTTTTTCGGCCGATTTCGGATCATTGATCGATTACAGTTTTACGCTTGGATCGGTGTTTACATCCACAGCAAACATCGAACAGCAGGTGGACATCGTTATATTTCCGAATCCAAATTCCGGCGTATTTTCCATTGATTTTGCATCCAACAGCAATGGAATTGCACAGGTTGAAATTTATGATTTGAAAGGTTCGAAAATTATGGGAGAAAATTATGCCTATTCGCAAAACACCCGCCAAACGATAGATATGTCCTCCCAACCCAACGGAATTTATCTTGTAAAAATCACCGGAGAATTTGGAATGAAAATGCAAAAGGTGGTGTTGAGCAGATAA
- a CDS encoding T9SS type A sorting domain-containing protein produces the protein MFLLLYFFAAFGVCSNAQFVMDGPDAPMVIPSLIPPNGFKLTLDNPPNSNNYNNWYQELDFNNNNFANNIVRFQGYHVYQVNDTISDFFEIINNTTKSRLAAQMDLQDSIYSGMAIGSSLSCNYFQAMDSVNAGVTNYFDLYTDQFTNGPFVPGNRYYFYVVSFAYNSEMISASCGNLPVQLLFSKKSPEGSILLQRLDLNTVGISANEKESFQVYPNPAKDKIQITTNSNINRIELFDIYGKLVFQEEGGPAVQKTYSLSTSGLSRGIYLLRINESFQKIVLD, from the coding sequence GTGTTTTTGTTACTTTATTTTTTTGCTGCTTTCGGTGTTTGTAGCAATGCGCAATTTGTTATGGATGGACCAGATGCGCCAATGGTTATTCCGAGTTTAATTCCTCCAAACGGGTTTAAGTTAACGCTCGACAATCCTCCTAATTCGAACAATTATAACAATTGGTATCAGGAGTTGGATTTTAACAATAATAATTTTGCAAATAATATTGTCCGCTTTCAAGGATATCATGTTTATCAGGTCAATGATACCATATCCGATTTTTTTGAAATTATAAATAACACAACGAAAAGCCGCTTAGCCGCACAAATGGATTTGCAGGATAGTATTTATTCAGGAATGGCAATCGGTTCCAGTCTTTCCTGTAATTATTTTCAGGCAATGGATTCGGTTAATGCGGGAGTTACGAATTACTTTGATTTATATACTGACCAGTTTACAAACGGCCCTTTTGTGCCGGGTAACAGGTATTATTTTTATGTGGTGTCATTCGCTTATAATTCAGAAATGATATCTGCATCTTGCGGTAATCTTCCCGTTCAGCTATTGTTTTCAAAAAAATCTCCGGAAGGCTCCATTCTGTTACAAAGACTCGATTTAAACACGGTTGGTATTTCTGCCAATGAAAAAGAATCCTTTCAAGTATATCCGAACCCTGCTAAAGATAAAATTCAGATTACAACTAATTCCAACATCAACAGAATAGAATTGTTTGACATCTATGGGAAATTAGTTTTCCAGGAGGAAGGTGGCCCTGCCGTTCAGAAAACTTATTCATTATCCACTTCTGGATTAAGCAGAGGAATTTATCTATTGAGGATCAATGAATCGTTTCAAAAAATAGTGTTGGATTAA